The following proteins are co-located in the Desulfatitalea tepidiphila genome:
- the gcvT gene encoding glycine cleavage system aminomethyltransferase GcvT, with translation MESLGRTPLFSKHAALGAQMVPFGGWEMPVQYPTGILKEHLSTRRGAGLFDVAHMGRFIVSGDGALPFLQHVLTNNAAALEVGQSQYTLIPAEDGSAVDDAYLYRFFADHYLLVVNAANREKDWRHLQAAARSFAAVELTDQTADITMLSLQGPGSKAILQAMTGSDGLPEPQRNELRTTRYEDHDLWIARTGYTGEPLCFELFFPSRCAEAVWDRLIEGGALPVGLGARDTLRLEAGLPLYGHELGNDPTGRPIPIFAIALARFAVSFSPLKGDFIGKAALQRQFQALHEMSRGRYDRLADLPFRVRPLALIDKGIARAGAPLFVSISGKETAAGWVTSGTMVPYWVFDGEGLSARLTERSERRAIALGYLDSRIEDGAVVSVDVRGKRLQAGVMPYFLRSEAPPYARAIMWEDYRRTLRNKRPDAISAATDKAHQWVLKAIDNHAWRQQHCINLIPSEQTPSPLVRQLSISDPVGRYAEHKPVKAFADADIFYYQGTDFIAAVEQALSEEMRRYFGCRQVDLRPISGQMANMVVFSAMVDHLNRNDRKSEQRRIRRVMNHHIIRGGHLSAQPMGALRDYVMRDPTTERPAVVNFPVLADNPYNVDIDACRELLARYRPELIILGKSMILHKEPVADMRRMIDELGLDTVLLYDMAHVLGLYGPHFQQPFAEGADLVTGSTHKTFFGTQRGVVAADMDPADPLAMPLWEAIQRRAFPGSVSNHHLGTLLGLLLATMEMNAFKDDYQSMVIQNAKAFARALKACGLDVAGDPAIDFTETHQVIVRVGYAQGPDAARRLESNHIICNFQAVPEEEGFTASGALRLGVAEMTRFGMQPGDFESVAQLMADVILRRREVGEAVKRLRQGFTRMQFCFSGEQFDDLIETLCSLK, from the coding sequence ATGGAATCCTTGGGACGTACTCCTTTGTTTTCGAAACACGCGGCATTGGGCGCCCAGATGGTGCCCTTCGGCGGTTGGGAGATGCCGGTGCAATATCCGACGGGCATCCTCAAGGAGCATTTATCCACCCGGCGCGGCGCCGGTCTCTTCGATGTGGCCCACATGGGGCGCTTCATCGTGAGCGGCGATGGCGCCTTGCCGTTCCTCCAGCACGTGCTGACCAACAATGCAGCGGCTCTGGAGGTGGGACAGAGCCAGTACACCCTCATCCCGGCCGAGGACGGCAGCGCCGTCGACGATGCCTACCTCTATCGTTTTTTCGCGGACCACTACCTGCTTGTGGTGAATGCCGCCAACCGGGAAAAGGACTGGCGGCACCTGCAGGCCGCGGCCCGGTCTTTCGCGGCGGTCGAGTTGACAGATCAGACCGCCGACATCACCATGCTCAGCCTGCAGGGTCCAGGGTCCAAGGCGATCCTCCAGGCGATGACAGGCAGCGACGGCTTGCCGGAACCCCAGCGCAACGAACTGCGTACGACTCGCTATGAGGATCACGACCTGTGGATTGCGCGCACCGGTTATACCGGCGAACCGCTCTGCTTCGAGCTCTTCTTTCCGTCCAGATGTGCAGAGGCCGTCTGGGATCGGCTCATCGAAGGGGGCGCCCTTCCGGTCGGGCTCGGGGCCCGGGACACCCTGCGCCTCGAAGCCGGCCTGCCGCTGTACGGCCATGAACTGGGGAACGATCCCACGGGCCGCCCGATTCCGATTTTCGCCATCGCCCTGGCCCGTTTCGCGGTGAGTTTCTCGCCGCTGAAAGGCGATTTTATCGGCAAAGCAGCACTGCAGCGGCAATTCCAGGCCCTTCACGAGATGTCCCGGGGACGCTATGATCGCCTGGCCGATCTGCCCTTCCGGGTTCGACCCCTGGCGCTCATCGACAAAGGCATCGCCCGTGCCGGGGCACCGCTGTTCGTATCGATTTCGGGCAAAGAAACAGCGGCCGGGTGGGTCACCAGCGGGACGATGGTGCCCTATTGGGTGTTCGACGGGGAAGGCCTCTCGGCCCGGCTCACCGAGCGGAGCGAACGGCGGGCCATTGCCCTGGGCTATCTGGACAGCCGGATCGAAGATGGCGCCGTGGTCAGCGTCGATGTCCGCGGCAAGCGGCTCCAGGCCGGTGTCATGCCCTATTTCCTGCGCAGCGAAGCCCCGCCCTATGCCCGGGCCATCATGTGGGAAGACTACCGCCGCACCCTGCGCAACAAACGACCCGATGCGATATCGGCCGCCACCGATAAGGCGCACCAGTGGGTTCTCAAAGCCATCGACAACCATGCCTGGCGCCAGCAGCACTGCATCAACCTGATCCCGTCGGAGCAGACGCCCTCGCCGCTGGTGCGCCAGCTCTCCATCAGCGACCCGGTGGGACGCTATGCCGAGCACAAGCCGGTCAAGGCCTTTGCCGACGCCGACATCTTCTACTACCAGGGCACCGACTTCATCGCCGCCGTGGAACAGGCCCTCTCCGAAGAGATGCGCCGCTATTTCGGCTGCCGCCAGGTGGACCTGCGGCCCATCTCGGGACAGATGGCCAACATGGTGGTCTTCAGCGCCATGGTGGACCATCTCAATCGCAACGATCGCAAGAGCGAGCAACGCCGCATCCGGCGGGTGATGAACCACCACATCATCAGGGGCGGACACCTGAGCGCCCAACCCATGGGCGCCCTTCGCGACTACGTGATGCGCGATCCGACCACCGAGCGGCCGGCGGTGGTCAACTTTCCGGTGCTGGCCGACAATCCCTACAACGTGGACATCGATGCGTGCCGTGAGCTGTTGGCGCGCTACCGGCCGGAACTGATCATCCTGGGAAAAAGCATGATCCTGCACAAGGAACCTGTGGCGGACATGCGCCGGATGATCGACGAACTCGGTCTCGACACCGTGCTGCTCTATGACATGGCTCATGTATTGGGGCTCTATGGCCCGCACTTTCAGCAGCCCTTCGCCGAGGGCGCCGACCTGGTGACCGGATCGACCCACAAAACCTTTTTCGGCACCCAGCGCGGGGTGGTAGCCGCCGACATGGACCCGGCCGATCCCCTCGCCATGCCCCTGTGGGAAGCGATCCAGCGGCGCGCCTTCCCCGGATCGGTGAGCAATCACCATCTGGGTACCCTGCTCGGGCTGCTGTTGGCGACCATGGAGATGAACGCCTTCAAGGACGACTACCAATCCATGGTCATTCAAAACGCCAAGGCGTTCGCCCGCGCGCTCAAGGCCTGCGGCCTGGACGTGGCCGGGGATCCGGCCATCGACTTTACCGAAACCCACCAGGTCATCGTTCGGGTGGGATATGCCCAGGGGCCCGACGCGGCCCGACGCCTGGAATCCAATCATATCATCTGTAACTTCCAGGCCGTACCCGAAGAAGAAGGTTTTACCGCGTCCGGCGCCCTGCGCCTGGGGGTGGCTGAAATGACGCGTTTCGGCATGCAGCCAGGTGACTTCGAAAGCGTGGCCCAACTCATGGCCGATGTAATTCTGCGGCGCCGTGAGGTGGGCGAGGCGGTCAAACGGCTGAGGCAGGGTTTTACCCGCATGCAGTTTTGCTTCAGCGGGGAGCAGTTCGACGACTTGATCGAAACCCTGTGCAGCCTGAAATAG
- a CDS encoding vWA domain-containing protein: MRTLNKGMIVILGLIAVTVAALAYMGVHPGAVQGGPLPDMGGDGRVSVATRITQDKVLVGSDGRVAMAVTMAAAAATPSDDEPVRPVDLVIVIDRSGSMQGQKIEATRNAVLQLIERLTPKDRLALVAYADGVQVVAPLTAMSADRHTQLARLMAQIQAGGSTNLGGGLRQGIELLQTAPDTARQRRVILISDGLANQGITDPGALGQMAAAATDGHFAVSTVGVGLEFNELLMTTIADHGLGRYYFLEDPLVFAQVFEKEFQTARQVAAADVTLRVPLAEGVRLIDAGGYPIRRAAGHAVVRAGDLIAGGERKLFLTFQVPTDREGRFSIGGARLTYQSQGQEHALAPTGEFFVACSMDRQAVTASVDKETWGGHVVQESYNQLKEAVADALRRGEASEAEQRIRDYAAEKRRINAAVGSAAVTRHLDQDIKALEETVAETFAGPPAAVAAKQKQNAKALQYESYRERRAKN; the protein is encoded by the coding sequence ATGCGCACACTGAACAAAGGAATGATCGTGATCTTGGGACTGATCGCCGTGACCGTGGCGGCATTGGCTTACATGGGCGTGCATCCCGGGGCGGTTCAAGGCGGTCCGTTACCGGATATGGGGGGCGACGGCCGGGTGAGTGTGGCGACCCGCATCACCCAGGACAAGGTTCTCGTCGGATCGGATGGCCGGGTTGCAATGGCAGTGACCATGGCGGCTGCGGCCGCGACACCGTCCGACGACGAGCCGGTAAGACCCGTTGACCTGGTCATCGTCATCGATCGCAGCGGCTCCATGCAAGGGCAGAAAATCGAGGCGACCCGCAACGCCGTCCTGCAACTGATCGAGCGGTTGACCCCCAAGGATCGGCTGGCCCTGGTGGCCTATGCCGACGGGGTACAGGTGGTCGCCCCGCTGACCGCCATGTCGGCCGACCGGCACACCCAATTGGCCCGACTCATGGCCCAGATCCAGGCCGGCGGGAGCACCAATCTGGGGGGCGGGTTGCGGCAGGGCATCGAGTTGCTTCAGACGGCGCCTGACACGGCGCGTCAGCGCCGGGTGATCCTGATCTCCGACGGGCTGGCCAACCAGGGAATCACCGATCCGGGTGCCCTTGGGCAAATGGCGGCCGCGGCCACGGACGGTCACTTTGCCGTCAGCACGGTGGGCGTCGGCCTGGAGTTCAACGAGTTGCTCATGACTACCATCGCCGACCACGGTCTGGGCCGTTATTATTTCCTGGAGGACCCGCTGGTGTTCGCCCAGGTGTTTGAAAAAGAGTTCCAGACCGCGCGCCAGGTGGCGGCTGCCGACGTGACCCTCAGGGTGCCTCTGGCCGAAGGGGTTCGTCTGATCGACGCCGGCGGTTATCCCATCCGGAGAGCAGCGGGGCATGCCGTGGTGCGGGCCGGCGATTTGATCGCCGGCGGCGAGCGCAAACTGTTTCTGACCTTTCAGGTGCCCACCGATCGGGAAGGCCGTTTTTCCATCGGCGGTGCGCGACTCACCTACCAGTCCCAGGGCCAGGAACATGCGCTGGCGCCGACCGGGGAATTCTTTGTGGCCTGCAGCATGGATCGGCAGGCGGTGACAGCCAGCGTGGACAAGGAGACCTGGGGCGGGCACGTGGTTCAGGAATCCTACAATCAGCTCAAAGAGGCGGTGGCCGATGCGCTGCGGCGGGGAGAGGCCTCGGAAGCCGAACAGCGCATCCGCGACTATGCGGCCGAGAAGCGCCGGATCAATGCCGCCGTGGGATCCGCTGCCGTGACCCGTCATCTGGATCAGGACATCAAGGCTCTGGAGGAGACGGTGGCCGAGACGTTTGCGGGGCCGCCTGCGGCCGTGGCGGCCAAACAGAAGCAGAACGCCAAGGCCCTGCAGTACGAAAGCTACCGGGAGCGCCGGGCCAAAAATTAG
- a CDS encoding septal ring lytic transglycosylase RlpA family protein: MIHSFFRLGLRFKRLVWGWTLLLVLVACGARQPVPEPAPYLEIGMASYYARKFHGRPTASGEPYDDNALTAAHPHLPFGTLLKVKSLKNHRTVVVRVNDRGPFIKGRIVDVSRAAARRLGMVQDGLMRVEVTLAESPDGTI; the protein is encoded by the coding sequence ATGATCCATTCTTTTTTCCGTTTGGGACTTCGTTTCAAGCGCCTCGTGTGGGGGTGGACGCTACTGCTGGTGCTGGTTGCCTGCGGCGCCAGGCAGCCGGTGCCCGAGCCGGCACCCTACCTGGAGATTGGCATGGCAAGCTATTATGCGCGCAAGTTTCATGGCCGCCCGACGGCCAGCGGCGAACCCTACGATGATAACGCCTTGACTGCGGCCCATCCCCACCTGCCTTTCGGCACCCTGCTCAAGGTCAAGAGCCTCAAAAATCATCGCACGGTCGTGGTGCGGGTCAACGATCGCGGGCCGTTCATCAAGGGGCGCATCGTCGACGTTTCCCGGGCTGCGGCCAGACGGCTGGGAATGGTGCAGGACGGCCTGATGCGGGTCGAGGTGACCCTTGCCGAGTCTCCTGATGGCACGATCTGA
- a CDS encoding response regulator transcription factor, whose protein sequence is MKPPKARILIVEDDPAILNGLRDVLVFNGYAADGADDGRSGLNAALGGAYDLVLLDVMLPTMDGFSICRTLRRQKPTQPIIMLTAKGAEEDVVTGFKAGADDYISKPFSLRELMVRVEAVLRRSGKPTGEERIQCQGIFFDGRNLQAVRGAHSQELTRREMDLIVYLHQNQHRIVPKKELLTEVWHYADADIETRTVDIHILKLRKKISLLDEQVRLIETVRGEGYRWSV, encoded by the coding sequence ATGAAGCCACCCAAAGCCCGCATCCTGATCGTCGAAGACGACCCCGCGATTCTCAATGGTCTTAGAGATGTTCTGGTCTTCAACGGCTATGCCGCCGACGGGGCCGATGACGGCCGGAGCGGTTTGAATGCCGCCCTGGGCGGCGCCTACGATCTGGTGCTCCTGGATGTCATGCTGCCGACGATGGACGGTTTTTCCATCTGCCGGACACTGAGACGCCAAAAGCCGACCCAGCCGATCATCATGCTCACCGCCAAGGGGGCCGAAGAGGATGTGGTCACCGGCTTCAAGGCCGGCGCCGACGACTACATCAGCAAACCGTTCTCCCTGCGGGAATTGATGGTCCGAGTGGAGGCGGTGTTGCGGCGCAGCGGCAAGCCCACCGGAGAAGAACGAATTCAGTGCCAGGGCATCTTCTTCGACGGCCGGAACCTGCAGGCCGTGCGCGGTGCGCATAGCCAGGAACTGACCCGGCGGGAGATGGATCTCATCGTCTACCTGCACCAGAACCAGCACCGCATCGTCCCCAAGAAAGAGTTGCTCACAGAGGTGTGGCACTACGCCGACGCGGACATCGAAACCCGCACGGTGGATATCCACATTCTCAAACTGCGCAAAAAAATATCGTTGCTGGATGAACAGGTGCGTCTCATCGAGACGGTGCGCGGCGAGGGGTATCGGTGGTCCGTTTAA
- a CDS encoding type 1 glutamine amidotransferase domain-containing protein: MRLKSHRIAVLVAEGVEDLEFYVPFMRLQEEGAEVVAAGLDTRPVRGKNGLKIQPTATIASLEANNLLGVVIPGGWAPDKLRRHKAATDLVRDMDHAGRIVASICHGGWVPISAGIVRGRRATGSTGIRDDLVNAGATWVDVPAFREGNQVWGRVVADIPDFCRELVAALVEAATRS, translated from the coding sequence ATGCGTTTAAAAAGCCATCGCATCGCCGTCCTCGTGGCGGAAGGTGTTGAGGACCTCGAATTCTACGTCCCTTTCATGCGGCTGCAGGAAGAGGGCGCGGAGGTCGTTGCCGCCGGGCTGGATACCCGTCCCGTGCGCGGGAAGAACGGCCTGAAAATTCAACCCACCGCAACCATCGCATCGCTTGAAGCGAACAATCTGCTCGGCGTAGTGATTCCCGGTGGTTGGGCCCCGGACAAACTGCGACGCCACAAGGCGGCCACCGATCTGGTCCGAGATATGGATCATGCCGGCCGGATCGTGGCCAGCATCTGCCACGGCGGGTGGGTGCCCATTTCGGCCGGCATCGTGCGCGGCCGCCGGGCCACCGGTTCGACGGGCATCAGGGACGACCTGGTCAACGCCGGCGCCACCTGGGTGGATGTGCCGGCCTTCAGAGAGGGCAACCAGGTGTGGGGCCGCGTGGTCGCCGACATCCCGGATTTCTGCAGGGAGTTGGTGGCCGCCCTGGTCGAGGCGGCCACGCGATCATGA
- a CDS encoding sensor histidine kinase produces the protein MVRLKLYFLLFCLAVSVPLSYVVWRTYTGVAREELAQLEFFAEALIDDMQKELAELIQREERRAVDEYQTPASEGMASPLSSLPKEPYILGYLQNQPDGRMQTPLVADAGQAPPRHRDVVAALEAVNQAFNQKKRALPPSAPEPRMTRAAKAEPPKTQPSTFAERYLAAPQRKSSQTHLGQKSVRVEELTPRQMSNLAGQAADAVAPRPEAAERVEAEIDAAVETPERRETPAPPAASIRSPESSIPPSDPQRFQVEVAPMQSLFIDSDRVFIFRRVAVNDQILRQGFVLVLAPFLQHMADVYFKPHPMAAFSRLTLAVTGVESQNGTLETGGAARDGRVVAQRTFPAPFDFIRAAIASDHIPASPARKSVHIALAALGAVLLLGLFAIYHSVRSVVDLSERRSRFVSSVTHELKTPLTNIRMYVEMLEQGIAATPQREQEYLGIIGSESTRLSRLINNVLTLAKLEKKQHHVELRPGRLGDLFNEAHAIMAPKLAQEGFDLTIGTGREIEMACDREAMLQVLINLIENSIKFGRNAPDRRIRIDARIEGPWVRIALADTGPGIPRPALKRVFDDFYRAESALTRGTSGTGIGLALVKKLVAAMGGRVEAANNPQTGCTITLRLPLNTRPATSNPR, from the coding sequence GTGGTCCGTTTAAAACTCTACTTTCTTCTCTTTTGCCTCGCGGTTTCCGTGCCGCTCTCCTATGTAGTCTGGCGCACCTATACAGGCGTGGCCCGGGAAGAGCTGGCCCAGCTCGAATTCTTCGCCGAAGCCTTGATCGATGACATGCAAAAAGAGCTGGCCGAACTGATCCAGCGCGAAGAGCGCCGGGCCGTGGACGAATATCAGACGCCGGCATCAGAAGGCATGGCCTCGCCGCTCTCCTCGCTTCCAAAAGAGCCCTATATCCTCGGATATCTGCAAAACCAACCGGACGGCCGCATGCAAACCCCCCTGGTCGCCGACGCGGGACAGGCCCCACCCCGACACCGCGACGTCGTCGCCGCGCTCGAAGCGGTCAACCAGGCCTTCAATCAAAAAAAAAGGGCCCTTCCCCCTTCGGCACCTGAACCGCGCATGACCCGGGCGGCGAAGGCCGAACCGCCGAAAACGCAGCCATCCACATTCGCCGAACGGTATTTGGCCGCGCCCCAACGCAAGTCGTCCCAGACGCATCTCGGTCAGAAAAGCGTCCGGGTCGAAGAGCTCACGCCGCGTCAAATGTCCAACCTGGCCGGCCAGGCGGCCGACGCCGTCGCTCCGCGGCCCGAAGCAGCGGAAAGGGTCGAAGCCGAAATCGACGCCGCGGTGGAAACGCCCGAACGCCGGGAAACGCCGGCGCCGCCGGCTGCCTCAATTCGTTCCCCCGAATCCTCCATACCGCCGTCGGACCCGCAGCGGTTTCAGGTCGAGGTGGCGCCCATGCAGTCGCTCTTCATCGATTCGGACCGGGTCTTCATCTTCCGCCGGGTGGCGGTCAACGACCAGATTCTCAGGCAGGGGTTCGTGCTGGTGCTCGCGCCGTTTCTGCAGCACATGGCCGACGTCTATTTCAAGCCCCATCCCATGGCCGCCTTCTCGCGCCTGACCCTGGCGGTGACCGGCGTCGAATCGCAAAACGGGACCTTGGAAACGGGTGGCGCGGCCCGGGACGGACGGGTCGTGGCCCAACGGACGTTCCCCGCACCGTTCGATTTCATCCGCGCGGCCATCGCTTCCGATCACATCCCGGCCTCGCCGGCCAGAAAAAGCGTACACATCGCCCTGGCAGCCCTGGGTGCAGTCCTGCTGCTGGGCCTGTTCGCCATTTACCACAGCGTGAGATCGGTGGTCGATCTGTCCGAGCGCCGCTCCCGCTTCGTCTCGTCGGTGACCCACGAGTTGAAGACGCCATTGACCAATATCCGCATGTACGTGGAGATGCTCGAACAGGGGATCGCCGCCACCCCCCAGCGCGAACAGGAATACCTCGGCATCATCGGGTCGGAAAGCACCCGCCTCTCCCGACTCATCAACAACGTGCTGACCCTGGCCAAATTGGAGAAAAAGCAGCACCACGTCGAGTTGAGGCCGGGCCGCCTGGGGGATCTCTTCAATGAGGCACACGCCATCATGGCGCCCAAGCTGGCCCAGGAAGGGTTCGACTTGACCATCGGCACCGGCCGGGAGATCGAGATGGCGTGCGACCGCGAGGCCATGCTCCAGGTGTTGATCAACCTCATCGAAAACAGCATCAAGTTCGGCCGCAATGCCCCGGATCGCCGCATCCGCATCGATGCCCGAATCGAAGGTCCATGGGTGCGCATCGCCCTTGCCGACACCGGGCCGGGTATCCCCCGCCCGGCCCTCAAACGCGTATTCGACGACTTCTACCGCGCCGAAAGCGCCCTGACCCGGGGTACCAGCGGGACGGGCATCGGCCTGGCCCTGGTCAAAAAGCTGGTCGCCGCCATGGGCGGCCGGGTCGAGGCGGCCAACAACCCCCAAACCGGCTGCACCATCACCCTGCGCCTGCCGCTCAATACCAGACCAGCCACGTCAAACCCGCGCTGA
- a CDS encoding tetratricopeptide repeat protein translates to MNAQDNLKDIFTQAMTELVNANYLKSIALLTEVLVREPKHKLALTARGSAFLRQGNIDRALADFDRAIDAYPNYARAYHLRAIARSENGDDAGAMADLDRAIAIDPEYGAAYYSRANVHSKAGRDDAAGEDAAMATQIGLHNMERYSNGNNVWRTGHFAVEDAMETELMR, encoded by the coding sequence ATGAACGCCCAGGACAACCTTAAAGATATCTTCACCCAAGCCATGACCGAGCTGGTGAATGCCAATTACCTCAAAAGCATCGCCCTGTTGACCGAAGTGCTGGTACGGGAACCAAAACACAAACTGGCGCTCACGGCCCGAGGTTCCGCATTCTTACGGCAGGGCAACATCGACAGGGCACTGGCTGATTTCGATCGGGCCATCGATGCTTATCCGAACTATGCCCGCGCTTATCACCTGCGCGCCATCGCCCGCAGTGAAAATGGCGACGATGCCGGGGCCATGGCCGACCTGGACCGGGCCATCGCCATCGATCCGGAATATGGGGCGGCCTACTACAGTCGCGCCAACGTTCACAGCAAAGCCGGTCGCGACGATGCGGCCGGCGAAGACGCGGCCATGGCCACCCAGATCGGCCTGCACAACATGGAGCGTTACAGCAATGGTAACAACGTCTGGCGGACCGGCCATTTCGCGGTCGAGGACGCGATGGAAACCGAGTTGATGCGCTAA
- a CDS encoding FadR/GntR family transcriptional regulator — protein sequence MTITLQPIKPKKISDQVFEQIRELIFRGQLKAGEQLLPERELSEAMQVSRTTVRNAINKLVVLGLLEHKQGQGTFVRFPDTRLDNPLAAAMEVEDATIADLLEVRMGLECNAAALAAQRANEEDLRFMDASLEEMRVEVASGRLGTEADTAFHMALAYATKNPVHVYIMKNFYDFLFVGIKKNLSHLYEDPANIDQILSQHSEIIEAIRKKDAQEALQSMHRHIQFVQDFFRKRG from the coding sequence ATGACAATTACCCTTCAGCCCATTAAACCCAAGAAGATTTCCGACCAGGTATTCGAGCAGATCCGCGAGTTGATCTTTCGCGGGCAGCTCAAAGCGGGCGAACAACTTCTACCCGAACGCGAGTTGTCCGAGGCCATGCAGGTCAGCCGGACCACCGTGCGCAACGCCATTAACAAATTGGTGGTGCTGGGCCTCCTCGAACACAAACAGGGGCAGGGTACATTCGTCCGTTTTCCGGATACGCGCCTGGACAACCCGCTGGCCGCAGCCATGGAGGTCGAGGATGCGACCATCGCCGATCTGTTGGAAGTGCGCATGGGACTCGAGTGCAACGCAGCGGCCCTGGCGGCCCAGCGAGCCAATGAAGAGGACCTGCGTTTTATGGATGCCAGCCTCGAAGAGATGCGCGTCGAGGTGGCTTCGGGTCGTCTGGGCACCGAGGCCGACACCGCCTTTCACATGGCCCTGGCCTATGCAACGAAGAACCCCGTGCACGTCTACATCATGAAGAATTTTTATGATTTTCTATTCGTGGGTATCAAAAAGAACCTCAGCCATCTGTACGAAGATCCGGCCAACATCGATCAGATTCTAAGCCAACACAGTGAGATCATCGAAGCGATCCGTAAGAAGGATGCCCAGGAAGCCTTGCAGTCCATGCATCGGCACATCCAGTTCGTGCAGGACTTTTTCCGCAAACGGGGTTGA
- a CDS encoding LemA family protein gives MEPLIVFSIFFLIVVLAWLVGTYNRFVKFKNGIEESWSGIDVALKRRHNLIPNLIRAVEGYSEHEAILFRTKGDYLTGSSGVSNRSEEESRISESLRGLLGLAEAYPDLKASANFIALQQSLNEIEEDVQKARNRYNRYVGKFNTLVESFPAVYMARRFGFEKRNYFTLDLATQRELPEVDFSSSGNAKE, from the coding sequence ATGGAACCCCTGATCGTTTTTTCGATATTCTTCCTGATTGTCGTTCTCGCCTGGCTGGTCGGGACCTATAACCGTTTCGTGAAATTCAAAAACGGCATCGAGGAGAGCTGGAGCGGTATCGATGTGGCGCTGAAACGGCGCCATAATCTGATACCCAATCTGATCCGTGCGGTTGAAGGGTACAGCGAACACGAGGCTATTCTTTTCCGGACCAAAGGTGACTATCTGACCGGATCGAGCGGGGTTTCGAATCGGAGCGAAGAGGAGAGCCGAATCTCCGAATCGCTGCGCGGTCTTTTGGGCTTGGCCGAAGCCTACCCGGACCTGAAGGCCAGCGCCAACTTCATCGCGTTGCAGCAAAGCTTGAACGAAATCGAGGAAGATGTCCAGAAGGCCAGGAATCGATACAACCGATACGTGGGTAAATTCAACACGCTGGTCGAATCTTTCCCGGCCGTTTATATGGCCAGAAGATTCGGATTTGAAAAGCGGAACTACTTCACGCTCGACCTGGCCACCCAACGGGAATTGCCGGAGGTCGATTTTTCATCATCCGGCAACGCCAAGGAGTGA
- a CDS encoding PspA/IM30 family protein, with translation MGVMTRIFRLFKADLHGVMDQVEDKTLLLKQCVREMEGSLQEKRQRLDGLNRISRQMDAERGARERERQKVAADLDLAVRKEKDDIARVLIRKRLVLEADDDRLARRRQQLDAEHVRLGEVIRQQEEQLERLKVKCAAYWQQMESCAGGDAAGRWGDAAAHSHPSEEEVELELLRCKESAAQGGVPQGGAQ, from the coding sequence ATGGGTGTGATGACTCGCATTTTCAGATTGTTTAAAGCCGACCTGCACGGCGTGATGGATCAGGTGGAAGATAAAACATTGCTGCTCAAACAGTGTGTGCGGGAGATGGAGGGCAGCCTGCAGGAGAAACGGCAGCGGTTGGACGGCTTGAACCGGATCTCCCGGCAGATGGACGCTGAACGTGGGGCGCGGGAAAGGGAACGGCAGAAAGTGGCGGCCGACCTGGACCTGGCCGTCCGCAAGGAGAAGGACGATATCGCCCGGGTATTGATCCGCAAGCGGCTGGTGCTCGAGGCCGACGATGACCGTCTGGCGCGCCGGCGGCAGCAGTTGGACGCGGAGCACGTCCGCCTGGGTGAAGTGATCCGGCAACAGGAGGAGCAGTTGGAGCGTCTCAAGGTCAAGTGTGCGGCCTACTGGCAACAGATGGAAAGCTGCGCAGGGGGTGACGCGGCCGGAAGGTGGGGCGATGCTGCCGCCCATAGTCATCCCTCGGAGGAAGAGGTCGAACTCGAACTGCTGCGCTGCAAGGAGAGCGCGGCCCAGGGCGGTGTCCCCCAAGGAGGTGCCCAATGA